Proteins encoded in a region of the Zea mays cultivar B73 chromosome 2, Zm-B73-REFERENCE-NAM-5.0, whole genome shotgun sequence genome:
- the LOC100502040 gene encoding uncharacterized protein LOC100502040: MCASPSARISPDPLYSLHHADPDPTPATTRIHCALHGHERERSCADLNQALHGRSAWFPLLHPMIRMPPHHGRWSGPSNPDARALRRVDLLDHAGARPQVRRRDHEVAASTCLSCSPLHTPPR; the protein is encoded by the coding sequence ATGTGCGCGTCTCCATCTGCGCGCATCTCCCCAGATCCACTCTACTCGCTCCACCACGCCGACCCCGACCCGACACCGGCAACCACACGGATCCACTGTGCTCTCCATGGCCATGAAAGGGAACGATCTTGCGCCGACCTCAACCAGGCTCTCCATGGAAGGTCCGCGTGGTTCCCTCTCCTGCATCCCATGATCCGGATGCCGCCACACCATGGTCGATGGTCGGGGCCGTCGAATCCGGATGCCCGCGCTCTGCGTCGCGTGGATCTTCTAGATCACGCGGGAGCTCGACCACAAGTCCGACGGCGAGACCATGAAGTGGCTGCTAGTACATGCTTGTCATGCTCTCCCCTCCACACCCCACCTCGGTAA